A window of bacterium contains these coding sequences:
- a CDS encoding ABC-F family ATP-binding cassette domain-containing protein, which produces MLQIKDLSKNFGNRPLFRDCSLFVKSGERIALVGANGSGKTTLFRIIMNNEPYDTGEIILPNNVRVGFLPQEIDAVKGTTLLTEVMCCWPEIGKLENKIERLASKLAETKGPAQEQILHDYGKAQSSFEALGGYNLEYQAKKILFGLGFKERDLSRATDVFSGGWQMRIALAKLLLNPPELMMLDEPTNHLDLESLLWLQNYLLAYKGTLIFTSHDRDFINQVVTRVIEIDAANLVKYNGNYDYYLKEKDNREEILLAARKNQERKVEQTQKFINRFRATASRARLVQSKIKALDKMEKVTAPKKTKHVRFCFPQPLRSGHEVITIKDLYKSYGDNKVYEGVDLSIGRGDKVALVGSNGAGKSTLLKILAGVLEIDKGSRIIGHNVNNGYYPQHRLDILNTHNTCLAEIEDVYYSGRQTEIRKLLGSFLFSGDDVYKKVSVLSGGEKSRLVLVKILANPPNFLLMDEPINHLDIPSRDILIEALSEFTGTLCFISHDVYFIRKVANKIIEIKDGKLKIYPGGYDYYIHKREVDEKNRRLEGESKLDDRRNSAKSDRKRNIYIQKTELDTLGEKFADTEKELVELSVRSEELNRLLSDPAIYKNNAFISLAKEQKSLKAKIDELTVK; this is translated from the coding sequence ATGTTACAGATAAAAGATCTTAGTAAAAATTTTGGAAATAGGCCGTTATTCAGGGATTGCTCTCTGTTTGTGAAAAGTGGAGAGAGGATTGCTTTAGTTGGAGCAAATGGTTCGGGAAAGACGACCCTTTTCAGGATAATTATGAATAACGAACCTTATGATACGGGAGAGATAATCTTGCCGAATAATGTAAGGGTGGGTTTTTTGCCGCAGGAGATAGATGCAGTAAAAGGCACCACTCTACTTACTGAGGTTATGTGCTGTTGGCCGGAAATAGGGAAGCTGGAGAATAAGATAGAAAGATTAGCGTCTAAACTTGCGGAGACAAAAGGGCCGGCACAGGAGCAAATTCTTCATGATTATGGAAAGGCACAGTCCAGTTTTGAAGCGCTGGGCGGATATAATCTTGAATATCAGGCTAAGAAGATATTATTCGGCCTGGGTTTTAAGGAAAGGGACCTTTCAAGGGCAACAGATGTGTTTAGCGGCGGCTGGCAGATGCGCATTGCTCTGGCTAAACTGCTTTTGAACCCGCCTGAGCTTATGATGCTGGATGAACCGACTAACCATTTAGACCTGGAATCACTCCTCTGGCTGCAGAATTATCTGCTTGCTTATAAAGGCACATTGATATTTACGTCGCATGACAGAGACTTCATCAATCAGGTAGTAACAAGGGTTATCGAGATAGATGCGGCTAACCTTGTAAAGTATAATGGAAACTACGACTACTATCTGAAAGAAAAAGACAATCGCGAAGAAATATTACTTGCTGCCCGTAAGAACCAGGAACGAAAGGTTGAACAGACACAGAAGTTTATCAATAGATTCCGCGCTACTGCGAGCCGGGCAAGATTGGTACAAAGCAAGATAAAAGCGTTAGATAAAATGGAAAAGGTAACGGCGCCAAAGAAGACAAAGCATGTACGTTTTTGCTTCCCGCAACCTCTACGCAGCGGTCATGAGGTAATAACGATTAAGGATCTTTATAAAAGCTATGGTGATAATAAAGTCTATGAAGGTGTTGATCTCAGTATAGGTCGGGGTGATAAAGTCGCCCTTGTTGGATCAAACGGCGCGGGAAAGTCCACGCTCTTAAAAATTTTAGCCGGAGTACTGGAGATTGATAAAGGCTCTCGAATAATTGGGCATAATGTAAATAACGGATATTATCCTCAGCACCGGCTGGATATATTGAACACGCATAATACATGTCTTGCAGAGATAGAAGACGTGTATTACAGTGGCCGCCAGACGGAGATAAGAAAATTATTGGGTAGCTTTCTATTCTCGGGCGATGATGTGTATAAAAAAGTATCCGTCTTAAGTGGCGGAGAGAAAAGCAGATTGGTATTGGTTAAGATACTGGCCAATCCTCCAAACTTTTTACTCATGGACGAACCTATAAATCATCTTGATATTCCCTCACGGGATATTCTCATTGAGGCACTGAGTGAGTTTACGGGCACGCTTTGTTTTATAAGCCATGACGTATATTTTATAAGGAAAGTAGCTAATAAAATCATTGAGATAAAGGATGGAAAACTGAAAATTTATCCCGGAGGCTATGATTATTATATTCACAAAAGAGAGGTGGATGAGAAGAACAGACGGCTTGAAGGGGAGTCCAAACTCGACGACAGAAGAAATTCCGCAAAGTCAGACCGCAAAAGAAATATTTACATACAAAAAACCGAGCTGGACACACTCGGGGAAAAATTTGCGGATACAGAAAAAGAATTGGTTGAATTATCTGTGCGGTCGGAAGAACTAAACAGGCTATTATCTGACCCCGCGATATACAAGAACAATGCTTTTATCTCTCTGGCCAAGGAACAGAAGTCACTTAAGGCAAAGATAGACGAACTTACAGTTAAGTAG
- a CDS encoding AEC family transporter, with protein MHYLQTFWSVWTEIIYVFLLILIGVFAKKLNIISNEGSKSLSSILMNIAWPALLFSAMLKECNWNLIKENLVLILIGALIVIIGYVIGIIGSRIGRIPKPRKSAFLYACMINNYSLLPLPIVLILFGEKGVVLLALCNLGTILIQWTLGIYIVTAHKIGIFSLKKIINMPLIAIVLGMILSGLRVQCPKLVLDLGVVLIRLLSALGQITVPIAMLIAGFVLADINYLKVFKDKDVIFINVLRLVVIPTCILVLISFFNMPIISKKIASVIAIMPVAIAASVVIKQYGGDEKFTASAIYSTTLLSIITIPAFLTVILG; from the coding sequence ATGCATTATTTACAAACTTTCTGGTCAGTTTGGACTGAGATAATCTATGTGTTTCTGCTCATACTTATTGGTGTATTTGCAAAAAAGCTCAATATAATTTCTAACGAAGGCTCAAAATCTCTTTCAAGTATCTTAATGAATATTGCATGGCCAGCATTGCTCTTTTCTGCAATGCTGAAAGAATGTAATTGGAATCTGATAAAAGAGAATCTGGTTCTTATACTCATTGGCGCTTTAATTGTAATTATAGGCTATGTTATCGGAATTATTGGATCAAGAATTGGAAGAATACCAAAGCCCAGAAAGAGCGCATTTTTATATGCTTGTATGATAAACAATTACTCTCTCCTGCCTTTACCAATTGTTTTAATTTTATTTGGAGAAAAGGGAGTAGTCCTGCTAGCACTATGTAATCTTGGAACGATTCTCATTCAATGGACGTTAGGAATCTATATAGTTACTGCCCATAAGATTGGAATATTCTCTCTCAAAAAAATAATCAATATGCCGCTTATTGCAATAGTTTTAGGAATGATCTTAAGCGGATTACGTGTGCAATGTCCAAAACTAGTTCTGGATTTAGGTGTAGTGCTAATAAGACTATTGAGCGCGCTAGGGCAAATAACGGTTCCAATTGCAATGCTAATAGCTGGTTTTGTACTTGCAGATATTAATTATCTCAAGGTATTCAAAGATAAAGATGTAATATTTATTAACGTATTGAGATTAGTAGTAATACCAACGTGTATTCTTGTACTGATTAGCTTTTTTAATATGCCGATTATAAGTAAAAAAATTGCCAGTGTAATAGCTATTATGCCTGTTGCAATTGCGGCCTCAGTTGTTATAAAGCAATATGGTGGAGACGAAAAGTTTACAGCATCCGCTATTTATTCAACAACTCTGCTTTCTATAATTACAATTCCTGCTTTTCTAACAGTTATCCTGGGATAA
- a CDS encoding cation:proton antiporter, with the protein MDILFFIGLALICGFIGGRLARLVKLPSVVGYLLAGLLLGNSVFNIFSLKALDRISIFSDFALGIVAFIIGSEMRISVIRKFGKGILTILLGESFGAVLLVTLGVYFLTHQFHIALIFGALAAATAPAGTVAVLQEYKSKGDLTNTIYAIVGLDDGVAVVIYVFVAAFVKMFLIGSSISFIGIIKGPVIEILGSILLGGLIGIILGYFLRKLHRKPEILAISLGGILVCTSLSNYFHLSLILANMSLAVVFTNIFLFANRRAYEAINFITTSIFIVFFVIAGAHLQIKLLPAMGLVGLIYILSRSVGKIGGAHLGAVMAGANPVIRKYLGLGLLPQAGVAIGLAILATKEFGALGEAGAHLAVLVINTIAATTIFFEIIGPITTKIAISKAGEIGKKKTSRY; encoded by the coding sequence ATGGACATATTATTTTTTATAGGATTGGCCCTGATCTGTGGTTTTATTGGAGGGAGGCTTGCCAGGCTGGTTAAGCTTCCTTCAGTTGTTGGATATCTTCTTGCAGGACTTCTATTAGGGAATTCTGTTTTTAACATCTTTAGTTTGAAGGCATTAGATAGAATAAGTATTTTTAGTGATTTTGCTCTTGGAATTGTTGCTTTTATAATTGGCAGCGAAATGCGTATTAGTGTAATACGTAAATTTGGCAAAGGAATTTTAACAATTCTTTTGGGAGAGTCATTTGGTGCAGTTCTACTTGTAACACTGGGCGTTTATTTTTTAACTCATCAGTTCCATATTGCGCTGATATTTGGAGCTCTGGCAGCAGCTACAGCTCCAGCTGGAACAGTCGCAGTTCTACAGGAATATAAATCAAAGGGAGACCTGACGAATACAATATATGCAATTGTTGGTTTGGATGACGGGGTAGCTGTCGTAATTTATGTATTCGTTGCTGCTTTTGTAAAGATGTTTTTAATTGGCAGTTCGATATCCTTTATTGGGATTATAAAAGGGCCTGTAATTGAAATATTAGGCTCAATTCTTTTGGGCGGATTAATTGGAATTATTCTTGGATATTTTTTAAGAAAACTGCATAGAAAGCCGGAGATTTTAGCTATATCTCTGGGAGGTATTCTGGTATGTACCAGTTTATCAAATTACTTTCATCTTTCTCTTATTCTGGCAAATATGAGCTTGGCTGTAGTATTCACCAACATTTTCCTGTTTGCAAACCGCAGAGCTTATGAGGCGATTAATTTTATTACTACATCTATATTTATAGTCTTCTTTGTCATAGCAGGTGCTCATCTTCAGATAAAGCTTCTTCCTGCTATGGGACTGGTAGGATTAATTTATATTCTTTCTAGATCTGTTGGAAAGATAGGAGGAGCACATTTGGGAGCTGTAATGGCAGGGGCAAACCCAGTTATTCGAAAATATCTAGGACTTGGACTGCTTCCACAAGCAGGCGTTGCTATAGGGCTTGCTATTCTGGCTACAAAGGAATTTGGAGCTTTAGGAGAAGCAGGAGCGCATTTAGCAGTCCTTGTTATAAATACAATTGCTGCAACCACAATTTTCTTTGAAATAATAGGCCCGATAACAACAAAAATTGCAATATCAAAAGCAGGAGAAATAGGCAAGAAAAAAACAAGCCGTTATTAA
- a CDS encoding PTS sugar transporter subunit IIA codes for MRISDHISEKMICLALENTTKDGVIRELAELLKDSEDVTDFDMFLKDVFEREKLGATGIGNEIAIPHARTDAVNNIIIAFGRSSQGVDFNGIDAKPVKLVFLMGTPKKDINKYLQVLAHLTRLLKKESFRQKLLEAQNAGEILNAIREIED; via the coding sequence ATGAGAATATCAGACCATATCTCAGAAAAAATGATTTGTTTAGCTTTAGAAAATACAACAAAGGATGGTGTAATAAGAGAACTAGCTGAGTTATTAAAAGATTCTGAAGATGTTACTGATTTTGATATGTTTTTAAAGGATGTTTTTGAGCGGGAGAAATTAGGCGCTACAGGAATAGGCAATGAAATAGCTATCCCGCATGCCAGAACAGACGCTGTGAATAATATTATTATTGCGTTTGGAAGATCCTCTCAAGGCGTTGATTTTAATGGAATAGATGCTAAACCCGTAAAACTGGTTTTTTTAATGGGTACTCCAAAAAAAGATATCAATAAATATCTTCAGGTTTTAGCGCATCTCACCAGACTGTTAAAAAAAGAATCTTTTCGCCAGAAGCTTTTGGAAGCGCAAAACGCAGGCGAGATACTGAATGCCATAAGAGAAATTGAAGATTAA